A DNA window from Actinomadura coerulea contains the following coding sequences:
- a CDS encoding response regulator transcription factor, translated as MIRVLLADDHLLIREALVLLLETEDGIEVAADVGRGDEAVERALALRPDVAVLDIDMPGLDGLAAAERLARELPACRLVIVTAHGRPGNLRRAMAAGVRGFLGKDAPGRRLAQVIRQVADGARYIDPQLAADALAAEECPLTPRELDTLRAAADGAPVSRIARTLGLSEGTVRNYLSAAVTKLGTDNRHTAARTARDRGWL; from the coding sequence ATGATCCGCGTGCTGCTCGCCGACGACCACCTCCTGATCAGGGAGGCGCTCGTCCTGCTCCTGGAGACCGAGGACGGCATCGAGGTCGCCGCCGACGTCGGGCGCGGCGACGAGGCCGTCGAGCGCGCCCTCGCCCTCAGGCCCGACGTCGCCGTCCTCGACATCGACATGCCCGGCCTGGACGGCCTCGCCGCGGCCGAGCGCCTGGCCCGCGAGCTGCCCGCCTGCCGCCTGGTGATCGTGACCGCGCACGGCCGCCCCGGCAACCTGCGCCGCGCCATGGCCGCCGGCGTCCGCGGCTTCCTCGGCAAGGACGCCCCCGGCCGCCGCCTCGCCCAGGTCATCCGGCAGGTCGCCGACGGCGCCCGCTACATCGACCCCCAGCTCGCCGCCGACGCCCTCGCCGCCGAGGAGTGCCCCCTCACCCCCCGCGAACTCGACACCCTCCGCGCCGCCGCCGACGGCGCCCCCGTCTCCCGCATCGCCCGCACCCTGGGCCTCTCCGAGGGCACCGTCCGCAACTACCTCTCCGCCGCCGTCACCAAACTGGGCACCGACAACCGCCACACCGCCGCCCGCACCGCACGAGACCGGGGATGGTTGTAG
- a CDS encoding methionine ABC transporter ATP-binding protein codes for MIQIEKLRKVYRGRGREVTAVDGVDLTVVEGEVFGVLGRSGAGKSTLLRCVNLLERPDEGRVVVGGRDLPALRGGELRRARQGIGMIHQHFGLLGSRTVAGNVAFPLEVMGVPRAERAGRVAELLDLVGLTEHARAHPAQISGGQKQRVGIARALAGRPKVLLSDEATSALDPETTASILELLRDLNRRLGLTILLITHEMDVVKRICDSAAVMREGRFTESGPVPELLARPGSELARGLFPLPPAEPREGTTLVEVTFTGGATDEPFVSALARKYALDVNILGGAVETVGGERVGRLQLELPGDPRTNAAQLAFLRESGLAVQVRNAEQADDLVQEDPR; via the coding sequence GTGATTCAGATCGAAAAACTTCGTAAGGTCTACCGCGGTCGCGGCCGCGAGGTGACCGCCGTCGACGGCGTCGACCTGACCGTCGTCGAGGGCGAGGTCTTCGGCGTGCTCGGCCGCAGCGGCGCCGGAAAGAGCACCCTGCTGCGCTGCGTCAACCTGCTGGAGCGCCCGGACGAGGGCCGCGTGGTGGTCGGCGGCCGGGACCTGCCGGCGCTGCGCGGCGGGGAGCTGCGCCGGGCGCGCCAGGGCATCGGCATGATCCACCAGCACTTCGGCCTGCTCGGCAGCAGGACCGTCGCCGGGAACGTCGCGTTCCCGCTGGAGGTCATGGGCGTCCCGCGCGCCGAGCGGGCCGGGCGCGTCGCCGAGCTGCTGGACCTCGTCGGGCTCACCGAGCACGCCAGGGCCCACCCGGCGCAGATCTCCGGCGGCCAGAAGCAGCGCGTCGGCATCGCCCGTGCGCTCGCGGGCCGGCCGAAGGTGCTGCTGTCGGACGAGGCGACGTCGGCGCTCGACCCCGAGACGACCGCCTCGATCCTGGAGCTGCTGCGCGACCTCAACCGCCGGCTCGGCCTCACGATCCTGCTCATCACCCACGAGATGGACGTGGTGAAGCGCATCTGCGACTCGGCCGCGGTCATGCGGGAGGGCCGCTTCACCGAGTCGGGACCGGTGCCCGAGCTGCTGGCCCGGCCCGGCTCGGAGCTGGCGCGCGGCCTGTTCCCGCTGCCTCCCGCCGAGCCCCGCGAGGGCACGACGCTGGTCGAGGTCACCTTCACCGGCGGCGCGACCGACGAGCCGTTCGTGTCGGCGCTCGCCCGCAAGTACGCGCTGGACGTCAACATCCTCGGCGGCGCGGTGGAGACGGTCGGCGGCGAGCGCGTCGGACGGCTCCAGCTCGAACTGCCCGGCGACCCCCGGACCAACGCCGCGCAGCTGGCGTTCCTGCGCGAGTCCGGCCTCGCCGTCCAGGTCCGGAACGCGGAGCAGGCCGACGACCTTGTCCAGGAGGACCCCCGATGA
- a CDS encoding methionine ABC transporter permease, whose product MSWNEVMPLLWPATRETLYMTGVATLFTAALGLLLGVLLVITERGGLLPAPPINAVLGVVVNIGRSLPFLILMVAIIPFTRAVVGTSIGNAAAIVPLTVGAIPFYARLVEIALREVDPGVVAAADAMGATRREIVGKVLLREARPGLVSGLTVTVIALIGYTAMAGTVGGGGLGNLAVVYGYERFETKVMVSTVALLVVIVLIIQAAGDLASRRLTHK is encoded by the coding sequence ATGAGCTGGAACGAGGTCATGCCGCTGCTGTGGCCCGCCACGCGCGAGACCCTCTACATGACCGGCGTCGCGACGCTGTTCACCGCCGCCCTCGGGCTCCTGCTCGGGGTGCTGCTGGTGATCACCGAACGGGGCGGGCTGCTGCCCGCGCCGCCGATCAACGCCGTGCTCGGCGTCGTGGTCAACATCGGCAGGTCGCTGCCGTTCCTCATCCTGATGGTGGCGATCATCCCGTTCACCCGGGCGGTCGTCGGCACCAGCATCGGCAACGCCGCCGCCATCGTCCCGCTGACCGTCGGCGCCATCCCGTTCTACGCGCGGCTCGTCGAGATCGCGCTGCGCGAGGTCGACCCGGGCGTCGTCGCCGCGGCGGACGCGATGGGCGCCACCCGCCGCGAGATCGTCGGCAAGGTCCTGCTGCGCGAGGCGCGGCCGGGCCTGGTGTCCGGGCTGACCGTCACCGTCATCGCGCTCATCGGCTACACGGCCATGGCCGGGACGGTCGGCGGCGGCGGGCTCGGCAATCTCGCGGTCGTCTACGGCTACGAGCGCTTCGAGACCAAGGTCATGGTCTCCACCGTGGCGCTGCTGGTCGTCATCGTCCTGATCATCCAGGCGGCGGGGGACCTCGCCTCCCGCCGCCTGACCCACAAGTAG
- a CDS encoding DUF4097 family beta strand repeat-containing protein, whose product MTAPAAPDRPRRRAVWIALALATALVVVAPVALTAFGRAVRRTATSMTPHPGPIREVRLDAGNAEITVGPGSDGGARVYKDLHWGLSEPEITESVVDDVLFVTFRCPGPDRLGIGCGADIDVQVPAGARVSAVSGSGSIDVRGVTGDLDLRTGAGEIAVAGARGRLRLLARSGTINGRALASAKTQADVSSGTLDLRYAEPPGSVDASAGSGTVKIIVPPGSRYRVAGWTGAGNAHLNPAVYDDRSSRRISVRSGSGETWVDYRDD is encoded by the coding sequence GTGACGGCCCCGGCCGCCCCGGACCGGCCGCGGCGCCGCGCCGTCTGGATCGCGCTGGCGCTCGCGACGGCGCTGGTCGTGGTCGCCCCGGTCGCCCTCACGGCGTTCGGCCGGGCCGTCAGGCGGACGGCGACGTCGATGACCCCCCACCCGGGGCCGATCCGGGAGGTGCGGCTGGACGCGGGCAACGCCGAGATCACGGTGGGGCCGGGATCGGACGGCGGTGCGCGCGTCTACAAGGACCTCCACTGGGGCCTGAGCGAGCCCGAGATCACCGAGTCGGTGGTGGACGACGTCCTGTTCGTCACCTTCCGCTGCCCGGGACCGGACCGGCTGGGCATCGGGTGCGGAGCGGACATCGACGTCCAGGTCCCGGCGGGGGCGCGCGTGTCGGCGGTCTCCGGCTCCGGGAGCATCGACGTGCGCGGGGTGACCGGCGACCTCGACCTGCGGACCGGGGCCGGGGAGATCGCCGTCGCCGGGGCGCGCGGGCGGCTGCGGCTGCTGGCGAGGTCCGGAACGATCAACGGCCGCGCGCTGGCCTCGGCGAAGACCCAGGCCGACGTGTCGTCGGGCACTCTCGACCTCCGCTACGCCGAGCCGCCGGGTTCGGTCGACGCCTCCGCGGGCTCGGGCACCGTGAAGATCATCGTTCCGCCGGGCTCGCGCTACCGGGTCGCCGGGTGGACGGGCGCGGGCAACGCCCATCTCAACCCGGCGGTGTACGACGACCGCTCGTCCCGCCGGATCTCCGTCCGCAGCGGCTCGGGGGAGACCTGGGTCGACTACCGCGATGACTAG
- a CDS encoding TetR/AcrR family transcriptional regulator — protein sequence MARTKEFDPDAALRRALELFWERGYEATSMADLVAHLGIARASVYATFGGKRELYLKALEHYVRDTDPKIAEALSQPGPVLPAVRALIERYAEESARDRPRLGCLVVNTAVELAGRDPEAARLVEASWNFLEASLTTALTRARAQGELAPDKDPRALARLLLVLFQGMRVLGRAPADDHRLRDTARQAAALFT from the coding sequence ATGGCACGGACGAAGGAGTTCGATCCGGACGCCGCGCTGCGGCGCGCGCTGGAGCTGTTCTGGGAGCGCGGCTACGAGGCGACCTCCATGGCCGACCTCGTGGCGCACCTCGGCATCGCCCGGGCCAGCGTCTACGCCACGTTCGGCGGCAAGCGCGAGCTGTACCTGAAGGCCCTCGAACACTACGTCCGCGACACCGATCCGAAGATCGCCGAGGCGCTGTCGCAGCCCGGGCCCGTGCTGCCGGCGGTCCGCGCCCTGATCGAGCGCTACGCCGAGGAGTCGGCGCGCGACCGGCCCCGGCTCGGCTGCCTCGTGGTGAACACCGCGGTCGAGCTGGCCGGGCGCGACCCCGAGGCCGCGCGCCTGGTCGAGGCGAGCTGGAACTTCCTGGAGGCCTCGCTCACCACCGCGCTGACCCGCGCGCGGGCCCAGGGCGAGCTGGCCCCGGACAAGGACCCCCGCGCGCTGGCCCGCCTCCTGCTCGTCCTGTTCCAGGGCATGCGCGTCCTCGGCCGCGCCCCCGCCGACGACCACCGCCTCCGCGACACGGCCCGCCAGGCCGCCGCGCTCTTCACCTGA
- a CDS encoding class I SAM-dependent methyltransferase, which produces MALTPDHDAGPERFRLAARVTRKYLIGARSLHDHIASKLLGSGASRVLDIGCGEGALSDALPHPPPFRLVGLDASADLVSAHPAPRLRADALRLPFRDGTFDAAVAVNLLPQLDDPDRALREARRVLAPGGLLLVTAICRTDSPELSPVWRPEPTTFDAEEAPARVGEVFGEVEVERWDAPLITLPDQAAVRDYLIARQVPRPQATEAAAHLNTPLPVTKRGSLVLARR; this is translated from the coding sequence ATGGCCCTCACACCCGACCACGACGCCGGTCCTGAACGCTTCCGCCTGGCGGCAAGGGTCACCAGGAAGTACCTGATCGGGGCACGGAGCCTGCACGACCACATCGCCTCCAAGCTGCTGGGCTCGGGCGCGTCCCGCGTCCTGGACATCGGCTGCGGGGAGGGCGCCCTCAGCGACGCCCTCCCCCACCCGCCGCCGTTCCGGCTCGTCGGGCTGGACGCCTCCGCCGACCTCGTGTCCGCCCACCCCGCGCCGCGCCTGCGGGCCGACGCGCTGCGCCTGCCGTTCCGGGACGGGACGTTCGACGCCGCCGTCGCCGTGAACCTGCTCCCCCAGCTGGACGACCCGGACCGGGCGCTGCGCGAGGCCCGCCGCGTCCTCGCCCCGGGCGGCCTCCTCCTGGTCACCGCGATCTGCCGGACCGACAGCCCCGAGCTGTCGCCGGTGTGGCGCCCCGAGCCGACCACGTTCGACGCGGAGGAGGCGCCGGCCCGCGTCGGCGAGGTCTTCGGCGAGGTCGAGGTGGAGCGCTGGGACGCCCCGCTGATCACCCTTCCCGACCAGGCCGCCGTCCGCGACTACCTGATCGCCCGCCAGGTCCCCCGCCCCCAGGCCACCGAGGCCGCCGCCCACCTGAACACCCCCCTGCCAGTGACGAAACGAGGCTCTCTGGTCCTCGCCCGCCGCTGA
- a CDS encoding STM4015 family protein, giving the protein MAIYQHLEEYVGLPVATFNEDTGIEEEDDGRGAGTDPVSGEDFPPAGEAAWFVGTSFDEEPFGDVWARFMETVDTTEVTALIIGYWGASYELENVPDPVEMLTGAAASFPKLRSLFLGDITGEEAEISWIEHGDITPLFAAFPDLERLEVRGAQGLVLDPVKSDRLKVLRFESGGLPARIVRAVGASDLPNLEHLDLWLGSANYGGDATVADLAPFLSGERLPALRHLGLEDSEIQDEVAAAVAGAPVVARLESLSLAMGILTDRGAEALLAGQPLTHLRELDLHHHFLSDAMIERVRAALPGVEVDLDDQAKPDGDWHYIAVSE; this is encoded by the coding sequence ATGGCCATTTATCAGCACCTTGAGGAATACGTCGGCCTGCCGGTGGCCACGTTCAACGAGGACACCGGCATTGAGGAGGAGGACGACGGCCGCGGCGCGGGCACCGACCCCGTCAGCGGGGAGGACTTCCCGCCCGCGGGCGAGGCCGCCTGGTTCGTCGGGACGTCCTTCGACGAGGAGCCCTTCGGCGACGTCTGGGCGCGGTTCATGGAGACGGTCGACACCACCGAGGTGACGGCGCTCATCATCGGCTACTGGGGCGCGTCCTACGAGCTGGAGAACGTCCCCGACCCGGTGGAGATGCTGACCGGGGCGGCAGCGTCGTTCCCCAAGTTGCGGTCGCTGTTCCTCGGGGACATCACCGGCGAGGAGGCGGAGATCTCCTGGATCGAGCACGGCGACATCACGCCCCTGTTCGCCGCGTTCCCCGACCTGGAGCGGCTGGAGGTGCGCGGTGCGCAAGGGCTCGTCCTCGACCCGGTCAAGAGCGACAGGCTGAAGGTGCTGCGCTTCGAGTCGGGCGGGCTGCCCGCGCGGATCGTCCGCGCCGTCGGCGCGAGCGACCTGCCCAACCTGGAGCACCTCGACCTGTGGCTCGGCTCGGCGAACTACGGCGGCGACGCCACCGTCGCCGACCTCGCGCCGTTCCTGTCCGGCGAGCGGCTGCCGGCGCTGCGCCACCTCGGCTTGGAGGACAGCGAGATCCAGGACGAGGTCGCGGCGGCGGTCGCCGGCGCGCCGGTCGTCGCCCGGCTGGAGTCGCTGAGCCTGGCGATGGGCATCCTGACCGACCGGGGCGCCGAGGCGCTGCTGGCCGGCCAGCCGCTCACCCACCTGCGCGAGCTGGACCTGCACCACCACTTCCTGTCCGACGCGATGATCGAGCGGGTGCGGGCGGCGCTGCCCGGCGTCGAGGTCGACCTGGACGACCAGGCGAAGCCGGACGGCGACTGGCACTACATCGCGGTGTCGGAATGA
- a CDS encoding sensor histidine kinase gives MASISAARRVRVHAPWSAAAWRDTVFVVSGVPLQLAGWLVLGSVWTVWAPVRVTPILVLTGVSAILLLLALRPLTSWQRERCWAMLGLDIPRMPDFDGGRAWDVLRDLRSPELWRVLQYHLLAGPFLALGGLAVTAAWAAGLALATSPAYAWAVHPGDPLADHPQRVAVLTAVGVLLLAAAPWAAAGVRRLDARAAAALLGPDRAKELQRRVEDLAEKRASVVDAADLERRRIERDLHDGAQQRLVSLALNLGLARETLTGVPDEAMRVIVEAHEEAKAALTELRDLIRGLHPAVLEDRGLDAALSGVAARVPLPVRLRVDIEPRASSTVEAVAYFVVSEALTNVVKHARANEVDVRVERRGDVLRVTVRDDGAGGADPSAGTGLTGLARRVRSVDGTFRITSPAGGPTTVTVELPCAL, from the coding sequence ATGGCATCCATCTCCGCGGCCCGGCGTGTCCGCGTGCACGCTCCGTGGTCGGCCGCGGCGTGGCGCGACACGGTCTTCGTCGTCTCGGGGGTGCCGCTGCAGCTCGCCGGCTGGCTGGTCCTCGGCTCCGTGTGGACGGTCTGGGCGCCGGTGCGGGTGACGCCGATCCTCGTGCTCACCGGTGTGTCGGCGATCCTGCTGCTGCTCGCGCTGCGCCCGCTGACGTCCTGGCAGCGGGAGCGGTGCTGGGCGATGCTCGGGCTCGACATCCCGCGCATGCCCGACTTCGACGGCGGGCGCGCCTGGGACGTGCTGCGCGACCTCCGCTCGCCCGAGCTGTGGCGGGTGCTCCAGTACCACCTGCTGGCCGGGCCGTTCCTCGCGCTCGGCGGGCTGGCCGTGACCGCGGCGTGGGCGGCCGGGCTCGCGCTCGCCACGTCCCCGGCCTACGCGTGGGCGGTGCACCCCGGCGACCCGCTGGCCGACCATCCGCAGCGCGTCGCCGTGCTCACCGCGGTCGGGGTGCTGCTGCTCGCCGCGGCGCCGTGGGCGGCGGCGGGGGTCCGGCGCCTGGACGCCCGCGCCGCCGCCGCGCTGCTCGGCCCCGACCGCGCGAAGGAGCTCCAGCGGCGCGTCGAGGACCTGGCCGAGAAGCGCGCCAGCGTGGTGGACGCCGCCGACCTCGAGCGCCGCCGCATCGAACGGGACCTGCACGACGGCGCCCAGCAGCGCCTCGTGTCCCTCGCGCTCAACCTCGGCCTCGCGCGCGAGACGCTCACCGGCGTCCCGGACGAGGCCATGCGCGTGATCGTGGAGGCGCACGAGGAGGCGAAGGCGGCGCTGACCGAGCTGCGCGACCTGATCCGCGGCCTGCATCCGGCCGTGCTGGAGGACCGCGGCCTGGACGCCGCCCTGTCCGGCGTCGCCGCGCGCGTGCCGCTGCCCGTCCGGCTCCGCGTCGACATCGAGCCGCGCGCCTCCTCCACCGTCGAGGCCGTCGCCTACTTCGTCGTCTCCGAGGCCCTCACCAACGTGGTCAAGCACGCCCGCGCGAACGAGGTGGACGTCCGCGTGGAGCGCCGCGGCGACGTGCTGCGGGTGACCGTCCGCGACGACGGCGCGGGCGGCGCCGACCCGTCCGCCGGGACCGGCCTGACCGGGCTCGCCCGCCGCGTCCGGTCCGTGGACGGTACCTTCCGGATCACCAGCCCCGCGGGGGGCCCGACGACCGTCACCGTGGAGTTGCCGTGCGCATTGTGA
- a CDS encoding STM4015 family protein, which translates to MIQERLSTFAGLPVHTFDGEPDGPLPEPEDVAWGVYHHVHDNGVWGAEVPENIDSLLKTVDTTKVTHLVIGFWGFTREEFDPVGWLVDNAERFPRLRALFFGDILDWECHISWIQNGDISPLFEAFPGLEHFEIRGASDLRFEPLRHERLRVLRIESGGLPAEVVRAVAGGDLPALEHLDLWIGSDQHGGSSSAEDFAPFFTGERFPSLKHLGLENGPFQDELAEALASAPVVARLESVSLAMGMLSDRGAEALLSGQPLTHLRSLDLHHAFLSEPMAGRLRAALPGVDLDLDDALGEASWVGRDRFFSDSYIAVTE; encoded by the coding sequence ATGATCCAGGAACGCCTCTCCACCTTCGCGGGCCTGCCCGTCCACACCTTCGACGGCGAGCCGGACGGCCCGCTGCCCGAGCCGGAGGACGTGGCCTGGGGCGTCTACCACCACGTCCACGACAACGGCGTGTGGGGCGCGGAGGTCCCCGAGAACATCGACAGCCTCCTGAAGACGGTCGACACCACGAAGGTCACCCACCTTGTCATCGGCTTCTGGGGGTTCACCCGCGAGGAGTTCGACCCGGTGGGGTGGCTGGTGGACAACGCCGAGCGGTTCCCCCGCCTGCGCGCGCTGTTCTTCGGCGACATCCTCGACTGGGAATGCCACATCTCCTGGATCCAGAACGGCGACATCTCGCCGCTGTTCGAGGCTTTTCCGGGGCTGGAGCACTTCGAGATCCGCGGCGCGTCCGACCTGCGGTTCGAGCCGCTGCGCCACGAGCGGCTGAGGGTGCTGCGGATCGAGTCCGGGGGGCTGCCGGCCGAGGTCGTGCGGGCGGTCGCCGGCGGCGACCTGCCCGCGCTGGAGCACCTCGACCTGTGGATCGGCTCGGACCAGCACGGCGGGTCCTCCTCGGCCGAGGACTTCGCGCCCTTCTTCACCGGCGAGCGGTTCCCGTCCCTGAAGCACCTCGGCCTGGAGAACGGCCCGTTCCAGGACGAGCTGGCGGAGGCCCTGGCGAGCGCCCCGGTCGTCGCCCGCCTGGAGTCGGTCAGCCTGGCCATGGGGATGCTGTCCGACCGGGGAGCGGAGGCGCTGCTGTCCGGTCAGCCCCTCACCCACCTGCGCAGCCTCGATCTGCACCATGCCTTCCTGAGCGAGCCGATGGCCGGACGGCTCCGGGCGGCGCTGCCGGGCGTCGACCTCGATCTCGACGACGCGCTGGGGGAGGCGTCGTGGGTGGGCCGGGACCGGTTCTTCAGCGACTCCTACATCGCGGTGACGGAATGA
- a CDS encoding MetQ/NlpA family ABC transporter substrate-binding protein: protein MLRKLTAALASAVLLAGLTACGSSSASDDPDAPLKVAVNPVPHGDILKYVKDDLAGKAGLKLEIVTFSDYQQPNTALKEGQVTANYFQHVPFMEEFEKKSGTKLAFVAPVHLEPLGVYSKKVKSLQAVPQGATVAVPNDPANEGRSLKLLADNGLITLKPDAPTSATERDVASNPKGLKFKPLKAAQLPRSLEDVDLSVINGNYAIEAGLAPNRDALAAEKAEGNPYANGIVTLPEDKDDPRVKKLVQLLQGPEVKKFVEDKYKGSVLIAS from the coding sequence GTGCTTCGCAAGCTCACCGCCGCGCTGGCCTCCGCCGTCCTGCTCGCGGGCCTCACCGCCTGCGGCTCCTCGTCGGCCTCCGACGACCCGGACGCCCCGCTGAAGGTCGCGGTCAACCCCGTCCCGCACGGCGACATCCTCAAGTACGTCAAGGACGACCTGGCGGGCAAGGCCGGCCTCAAGCTGGAGATCGTCACCTTCAGCGACTACCAGCAGCCCAACACCGCGCTGAAGGAGGGGCAGGTCACCGCCAACTACTTCCAGCACGTGCCGTTCATGGAGGAGTTCGAGAAGAAGTCCGGGACGAAGCTGGCGTTCGTCGCGCCCGTGCACCTGGAGCCCCTCGGCGTGTACTCCAAGAAGGTGAAGAGCCTGCAGGCCGTCCCGCAGGGCGCGACGGTCGCGGTGCCGAACGACCCGGCCAACGAGGGCCGCTCGCTGAAGCTGCTCGCCGACAACGGCCTGATCACCCTCAAGCCGGACGCGCCGACCAGCGCGACCGAGCGGGACGTCGCGAGCAACCCCAAGGGCCTGAAGTTCAAGCCGCTCAAGGCCGCGCAGCTGCCCCGCTCGCTGGAGGACGTCGACCTGTCGGTGATCAACGGCAACTACGCCATCGAGGCCGGGCTCGCCCCGAACCGAGACGCGCTCGCCGCCGAGAAGGCCGAGGGCAATCCCTACGCCAACGGCATCGTCACGCTGCCGGAGGACAAGGACGACCCGCGCGTGAAGAAGCTCGTCCAGCTGCTCCAGGGCCCCGAGGTGAAGAAGTTCGTCGAGGACAAGTACAAGGGGTCGGTGCTGATCGCCTCCTGA
- a CDS encoding response regulator transcription factor: MRIVIAEDSVLLRAGLIKVLETSGFEVAAAVGEAEGLLAAVREHRPDAAIVDVRMPPGFTDEGVRAALVMRRETPGTAVLLLSQYVEERYAADLLSTSTSGVGYLLKDRVADVSAFLDALRRVASGGTALDPEVVSQLLLRRHRDPLDRLTPREKEVLALMAEGRSNAGIAAALVVSESAVAKHINSIFAKLDLPHAEGDHRRVLAVLRFLDGEG; the protein is encoded by the coding sequence GTGCGCATTGTGATCGCCGAGGACTCGGTCCTGCTCCGGGCCGGGCTGATCAAGGTCCTGGAGACCTCGGGATTCGAGGTCGCCGCGGCCGTCGGCGAGGCCGAGGGGCTGCTGGCCGCCGTGCGCGAGCACCGGCCCGACGCGGCGATCGTGGACGTCCGGATGCCGCCCGGCTTCACCGACGAGGGCGTCCGCGCGGCGCTGGTGATGCGGCGCGAGACGCCCGGGACCGCGGTCCTGCTGCTGTCGCAGTACGTCGAGGAGCGGTACGCGGCGGACCTGCTGTCGACCAGCACCAGCGGCGTCGGCTACCTGCTCAAGGACCGCGTCGCGGACGTCTCGGCCTTCCTTGACGCGCTGCGCAGGGTCGCCTCCGGCGGCACCGCCCTGGACCCCGAGGTCGTCTCGCAGCTGCTGCTGCGCCGGCACCGCGACCCGCTCGACCGGCTCACCCCGCGCGAGAAGGAGGTGCTCGCGCTCATGGCCGAGGGCCGCTCCAACGCGGGCATCGCCGCGGCGCTGGTGGTGAGCGAGAGCGCGGTCGCCAAGCACATCAACAGCATCTTCGCCAAGCTCGACCTCCCGCACGCCGAGGGCGACCACCGCCGCGTCCTCGCCGTGCTGCGCTTCCTGGACGGCGAGGGGTGA
- a CDS encoding SDR family NAD(P)-dependent oxidoreductase has protein sequence MRFDGKIVLVTGGAGGIGRAAAHAFAREGATVVLAGRNETALVEAVKEIGPGRADHVVADVADPASAAGMVEAVAGRHGGLHVAVNNAGILGAAAPVADIDTAAWNDVLAVNLTGVFLSMKHEIAHMRAHGGGAIVNVSSNIGAHGRRPGLAAYAASKAAVSVLTRTAALDHVADGVRVNAVSPGATDTPMSLLPGETPAGRAERMRASAPSGRVSETAEVAETILWLASDASSHVIGHDLVIDGGATA, from the coding sequence ATGCGATTCGACGGCAAGATCGTCCTCGTCACCGGCGGCGCGGGCGGCATCGGCCGCGCCGCCGCGCACGCGTTCGCCCGCGAGGGCGCGACCGTTGTCCTGGCCGGACGGAACGAGACCGCGCTGGTCGAGGCGGTGAAGGAGATCGGCCCCGGCCGGGCCGACCACGTCGTCGCGGACGTGGCCGACCCCGCGTCGGCCGCCGGGATGGTCGAGGCGGTCGCGGGCCGCCACGGCGGCCTCCACGTCGCCGTCAACAACGCCGGGATCCTCGGCGCCGCCGCACCCGTCGCCGACATCGACACCGCCGCCTGGAACGACGTCCTCGCGGTGAACCTGACCGGCGTGTTCCTGTCGATGAAGCACGAGATCGCCCACATGCGCGCCCACGGCGGCGGAGCGATCGTCAACGTCTCGTCCAACATCGGCGCGCACGGGCGCCGCCCCGGCCTCGCGGCCTACGCGGCCTCCAAGGCGGCGGTCAGCGTCCTCACCCGCACCGCCGCCCTCGACCACGTCGCCGACGGCGTCCGCGTCAACGCCGTCAGCCCGGGCGCCACCGACACGCCGATGTCGCTGCTCCCGGGCGAGACGCCCGCCGGGCGCGCCGAGCGGATGCGCGCCTCCGCCCCGTCCGGCCGGGTGTCCGAAACCGCGGAAGTGGCCGAGACCATCCTGTGGCTGGCCTCCGACGCCTCGTCCCACGTCATCGGCCACGACCTGGTCATCGACGGAGGCGCCACCGCCTGA